A single region of the Penaeus monodon isolate SGIC_2016 chromosome 18, NSTDA_Pmon_1, whole genome shotgun sequence genome encodes:
- the LOC119584517 gene encoding mediator of RNA polymerase II transcription subunit 23-like isoform X2: MEEPVVKIAEAKTHEILADLLKVDVLQEALVNLLEVNPTDKDSTRLMTVCADLQRVFSESSETPGTNAGSDAQKGTEAAKTQGNTTNEAAARIQEAGVRAIVSVLSCQNNCYRAHFLASILLNLVNTNAVSPKVVCICLLADENLKTDHDIFWLMAFGLIKKIISGVDYKGVREIMKMCLDRARQLPTNLRRSQLHLVEALLGVMSLIFDRNASLLPGYFIVNELLKLYPDYKNWPHWSMSSLLTDFIDKFRRAAQMLSIVGRPKLRPIVEHSGQNSPSINSWKLDSLTLKFQLKGALPYSPELLEAQPGLLRYILKQPYSREMVYAVIDIQKKKQRCNALEEQLVELMVSALDDFSRSDALTGGAASASPSSGTAVATPDHHLCTCTHLSSLLIHFVLFQLISFPCLVMGLHAKLESKGSNRGRDHLMWVLLQFLSGSIQKNPFSDFLPILRLIEVLYPENEPLPIPDYTDSRCALQMSAMCILMHILKKAQTDNIKTPRMLPPVFKNHNEFLQSLAHNPQLPLMTAGATPDYRIALLVNAYSTNQEYFQRPILTLSESIQGNQKSTVPMPGINCVALGSTTPLSMTLLDSLTVHVKMSLIHNIGQHINKQAQHKSGVALAPALIETYARLLVYTEIESIGIKTFITNILPLVFKSHVWSLLHALLEMFIYRIHHSPPQYRVQLLSTLHHLAAVPLNTMTQMTQLHLCMESVALRLITGLGNSEVMPSLTRFFSPDTKPNLISTDSEELNRVLVLTMARAMHVTGKECCDTTGESARWCVDFLKVVMTHTPHTWANHTIQCFPPVIADFYHQYAAPRENMQTLKKAVEEEYRKWMSMSNETDIIAHFSLQHNTSPLFLCLLFKMVLDNDRVPPIAYKVLERVGPRQLAAHVRTLCDFLVLEFSNSAGGQHVTKYVETMNAIIWVYNIVPIDRLMLCLALRTQEGSEAHVCFFIIQLLLLKPCELRNRVQEFVKENSPDHWRQSNWYDKHMAFHRKFPEKFSPESILAEQGTLTAQYQTLPIYCSNVCLRFLPVLDIIIHRFLELHQVHKNLETILERLGMLYKFHDRPITYLYNTFHYYENKLRERPNLKRRLVVAVIMSQQEIHPQGWALTEAYHQYLARPPDDIAWNPDLSYYTSLVRRLVHTMQGKAVFPSIEWRFNEFSSSGAHALHVSCVELMALPSNPTIVANMLMDVLLRGYCDIPTGEMIEWVNAVGLILTWLPEPYWIVVHDRIIDLLQHPTLATPGVGTLDPFSMLNLEQLESCLSDMNAALTLAIAHAFWHHASFGQVGRIPQLLRERIRPILTTEEQLVVVCHLVGPFLQRFNNESARKVFDVTKELYEALAKVDHSVTELKYMDPICDVFYHIKYMFTGDSIKTDVEGIIRSLRPALQRRLRFITHLNLDSIENPSNNAPGSTTPAHTASTAPSSTPTNATSNTGTVNNTSNNTATASVPGSNVNQTGSTGSAGSVLGTPASSLGSLSGMGSSLGQTSSVGSGVSGSGGMSMGSIAAASSLASLLQDTSPINSSIS, from the exons ATGGAGGAGCCGGTGGTGAAAATCGCCGAGGCCAAAACCCATGAGATCTTGGCGGATCTGCTG aaAGTGGATGTCCTCCAAGAAGCACTGGTTAATCTTTTAGAAGTAAACCCAACAGACAAAGACTCAACACGGCTGATGACAGTCTGTGCTGACCTCCAGAGAGTATTCTCGGAATCTTCAGAAACTCCTGGGACAAATGCTGGGTCGGACGCACAGAAAGGAACTGAGGCTGCCAAAACacaggg TAATACGACAAATGAGGCAGCAGCTCGTATACAAGAAGCTGGAGTGCGGGCTATAGTATCAGTCCTGTCTTGTCAGAATAATTGCTACCGTGCGCATTTTCTTGCCTCCATCTTGCTCAATCTGGTAAACACAAATGCAGTCTCACCAAA GGTTGTCTGCATATGTCTCCTTGCTGACGAAAACCTCAAGACAGACCATGACATTTTTTGGCTCATGGCATTTGGTCTCATCAAAAAGATCATCAGCGGAGTCGACTACAAAGGTGTCCGTGAAATAATGAAA ATGTGTCTAGACAGAGCTAGGCAGCTCCCTACAAACCTGAGGAGATCGCAGCTCCACCTCGTGGAAGCTCTTCTTGGTGTAATGAGCTTGATCTTTGACCGCAATGCATCCCTCTTGCCGGGCTACTTTATTGTAAATGAGCTCCTGAAGCTGTATCCAGACTACAAAAATTGGCCGCACTGG AGTATGTCATCACTCCTAACAGATTTTATTGACAAGTTCCGTAGAGCAGCTCAAATGTTGTCAATTGTGGGGAGGCCTAAATTACGACCTATTGTGGAACATTCTG GTCAAAACAGCCCTTCAATCAACTCCTGGAAGCTAGACTCCCTAACACTCAAGTTCCAGCTAAAGGGAGCTCTGCCATATAGTCCCGAGCTCCTAGAGGCTCAGCCTGGGCTCCTGCGGTATATCCTAAAGCAGCCATATTCCCGGGAGATGGTTTACGCTGTGATCGACATCCAGAAAAAG AAGCAGCGCTGCAATGCTCTCGAGGAACAACTGGTCGAACTGATGGTTTCAGCGCTGGATGACTTTAGCCGGAGTGATGCTTTGACTGGGGGTGCGGCCAGTGCTTCTCCCAGCAGCGGCACGGCTGTTGCAACGCCCGACCACCATCTGTGCACCTGTACACACCTGTCGTCATTGCTGATCCATTTTGTCTTGTTCCAGCTTATTTCATTCCCATGTCTAGTCATGGGCTTACATGCCAAG CTGGAGAGCAAGGGCTCTAACCGAGGCAGGGACCACCTCATGTGGGTGCTGCTGCAGTTCCTGTCGGGGAGCATTCAGAAGAACCCTTTCTCGGACTTCCTCCCCATCTTGAGGCTCATTG AGGTGCTCTACCCTGAGAACGAACCCCTGCCTATTCCCGACTACACAGACTCACGATGTGCCCTGCAGATGTCAGCCATGTGTATTCTCATGCACATCCTGAAGAAAGCACAGACTGACAACATCAAGACGCCGAGGATGCTTCCTCCCGTCTTCAAGAATCATAATGA ATTTCTTCAAAGCCTTGCACATAATCCACAACTGCCATTGATGACTGCTGGAGCAACACCAGACTACAGAATTGCTTTGCTGGTCAATGCATATTCAACCAATCAG GAATATTTCCAACGCCCGATACTAACGCTCTCCGAAAGTATCCAGGGAAACCAAAAGTCGACCGTTCCAATGCCTGGAATAAACTGTGTGGCTCTGGGCAGTACTACCCCGCTCTCCATGACACTCCTCGATTCCCTTACAGTTCATGTCAAAATGAGTCTCATACACAATATTGGGCAG catataaataaacaagcgCAACACAAATCAGGAGTTGCACTTGCACCTGCGCTAATAGAAACGTATGCAAGACTGCTTGTGTACACTGAGATAGAAAGCATTGGAATTAAGACTTTTATTA CCAACATTCTGCCCTTGGTATTCAAGAGTCACGTGTGGAGCCTCCTGCACGCGCTCCTAGAAATGTTCATCTACCGCATCCACCATTCCCCGCCACAGTACCGCGTGCAGCTGCTCTCCACCCTACACCACCTTGCGGCTGTTCCTCTCAACACCATGACCCAAATGACGCAGCTGCATctctg CATGGAAAGCGTGGCCCTGCGTCTTATTACCGGCCTAGGAAACTCAGAAGTTATGCCCAGCCTAACCCGCTTCTTCTCTCCCGACACCAAACCCAACTTGATAAGTACCGATTCGGAGGAACTGAACCGTGTCCTTGTGCTGACCATGGCCCGGGCAATGCATGTAACAGGTAAAGAAT GCTGTGACACCACAGGTGAATCAGCAAGGTGGTGTGTCGATTTCTTGAAAGTGGTGATGACACACACTCCTCATACTTGGGCAAACCACACCATTCAGTGTTTCCCGCCTGTCATAGCTGACTTCTACCACCAGTATGCTGCCCCAAGGGAGAACATGCAAACACTAAAG AAAGCTGTGGAGGAAGAATACCGGAAGTGGATGTCCATGAGCAATGAGACAGACATTATTGCCCATTTCTCACTTCAGCACAACACCTCTCCTCTGTTCCTTTGCCTCCTGTTCAAGATGGTCTTAGACAATGACCGAGTACCACCCATTGCATACAA GGTTTTGGAACGCGTGGGTCCACGACAACTTGCAGCCCATGTGCGTACTTTATGTGATTTCCTGGTCTTGGAGTTCTCAAACAGTGCAGGGGGGCAGCACGTGACGAAGTATGTGGAGACGATGAATGCCATCATTTGGGTCTACAACATCGTTCCCATTGATCGACTCATGCTGTGTCTG GCCCTTCGGACCCAGGAGGGCAGTGAAGCACATGTATGCTTCTTCATCATCCAGTTGTTGCTCCTGAAACCATGTGAATTAAGGAATCGCGTCCAGGAATTTGTCAAGGAGAATTCCCCCGATCACTGGCGGCAGAGTAACTG GTACGACAAACACATGGCATTCCACCGCAAGTTCCCAGAGAAGTTTTCTCCAGAGAGCATCTTAGCAGAGCAAGGAACCCTCACAGCACAGTACCAAACCCTCCCAATCTACTGCAGTAACGTCTGCCTTAGATTCCTCCCG gTGTTGGACATCATCATTCATAGGTTCCTAGAACTTCATCAAGTGCACAAGAACCTTGAAACTATCCTCGAGAGGTTGGGAATGCTCTACAAATTCCATG ACCGTCCCATCACCTACCTTTACAACACATTCCATTATTACGAGAACAAGCTCCGCGAGCGCCCCAACCTCAAGCGACGCCTGGTGGTGGCTGTCATCATGTCCCAGCAGGAGATCCACCCCCAGGGCTGGGCACTCACCGAGGCCTACCATCAGTACCTGGCACGACCCCCAGACGACATCGCGTGGAATCCCGACCTCTCTTACTACACGTCGCTGGTCCGCCGCCTCGTTCACA CTATGCAAGGAAAAGCGGTATTTCCATCTATTGAATGGAGGTTCAACGAATTCTCAAGTAGTGGCGCTCATGCTCTTCATGTCAGCTGTGTGGAGTTGATGGCTCTCCCAAGCAACCCCACCATTGTAGCCAACATGCTCATGGATGTTCTGCTGAGAGG GTATTGCGACATCCCCACAGGCGAAATGATCGAGTGGGTGAATGCCGTCGGCCTCATTCTTACTTGGCTCCCTGAACCCTACTGGATTGTTGTTCATGACCGCATTATTGACCTTCTCCAG CACCCAACCTTGGCCACCCCGGGCGTAGGCACACTTGACCCATTCTCGATGCTGAACTTGGAACAGCTGGAGTCCTGCCTGAGCGACATGAATGCAGCCTTGACGCTGGCCATAGCACATGCCTTCTGGCATCACGCATCATTTGGCCAAGTTGGGCGGATCCCACA GTTATTGCGAGAACGTATACGCCCCATCTTGACGACGGAGGAACAGCTAGTTGTTGTTTGCCATCTTGTTGGTCCTTTCCTCCAGCGCTTCAATAACGAGTCTGCGCGGAAAGTCTTCGATGTAACCAAAGAACTTTATGAAGCACTGGCAAAG GTTGATCACAGTGTCACAGAGCTAAAGTACATGGACCCCATTTGTGATGTCTTCTACCACATCAAGTACATGTTTACTGGCGACTCAATCAAGACGGATGTGGAGGGCATCATACGGAGCCTAAGACCAGCATTGCAGAGGAGGCTGCGCTTCATCACACACCTTAATTTGGATTCCATTGAG AACCCATCAAATAATGCTCCAGGTAGTACAACTCCGGCACACACAGCCAGTACTGCCCCTAGCAGCACCCCCACCAATGCCACAAGCAACACCGGCACAGTtaacaacaccagcaacaacacTGCCACAGCTTCTGTACCTGGAAGCAATGTCAATCAGACTGGCAGCACAGGGTCCGCAGGGTCGGTCCTTGGGACTCCCGCTTCAAGCCTAGGTTCCCTTAGTGGCATGGGGTCCAGCCTGGGCCAGACGAGCAGCGTGGGCAGTGGGGTCTCAGGATCAGGGGGAATGAGTATGGGGTCCATTGCCGCGGCTTCGAGTCTCGCCTCCCTCCTGCAGGATACGTCTCCCATTAATTCTTCTATATCGTAA
- the LOC119584517 gene encoding mediator of RNA polymerase II transcription subunit 23-like isoform X3: MEEPVVKIAEAKTHEILADLLKVDVLQEALVNLLEVNPTDKDSTRLMTVCADLQRVFSESSETPGTNAGSDAQKGTEAAKTQGNTTNEAAARIQEAGVRAIVSVLSCQNNCYRAHFLASILLNLVNTNAVSPKVVCICLLADENLKTDHDIFWLMAFGLIKKIISGVDYKGVREIMKMCLDRARQLPTNLRRSQLHLVEALLGVMSLIFDRNASLLPGYFIVNELLKLYPDYKNWPHWSMSSLLTDFIDKFRRAAQMLSIVGRPKLRPIVEHSGQNSPSINSWKLDSLTLKFQLKGALPYSPELLEAQPGLLRYILKQPYSREMVYAVIDIQKKQKQRCNALEEQLVELMVSALDDFSRSDALTGGAASASPSSGTAVATPDHHLCTCTHLSSLLIHFVLFQLISFPCLVMGLHAKLESKGSNRGRDHLMWVLLQFLSGSIQKNPFSDFLPILRLIEVLYPENEPLPIPDYTDSRCALQMSAMCILMHILKKAQTDNIKTPRMLPPVFKNHNEFLQSLAHNPQLPLMTAGATPDYRIALLVNAYSTNQEYFQRPILTLSESIQGNQKSTVPMPGINCVALGSTTPLSMTLLDSLTVHVKMSLIHNIGQHINKQAQHKSGVALAPALIETYARLLVYTEIESIGIKTFITNILPLVFKSHVWSLLHALLEMFIYRIHHSPPQYRVQLLSTLHHLAAVPLNTMTQMTQLHLCMESVALRLITGLGNSEVMPSLTRFFSPDTKPNLISTDSEELNRVLVLTMARAMHVTGCDTTGESARWCVDFLKVVMTHTPHTWANHTIQCFPPVIADFYHQYAAPRENMQTLKKAVEEEYRKWMSMSNETDIIAHFSLQHNTSPLFLCLLFKMVLDNDRVPPIAYKVLERVGPRQLAAHVRTLCDFLVLEFSNSAGGQHVTKYVETMNAIIWVYNIVPIDRLMLCLALRTQEGSEAHVCFFIIQLLLLKPCELRNRVQEFVKENSPDHWRQSNWYDKHMAFHRKFPEKFSPESILAEQGTLTAQYQTLPIYCSNVCLRFLPVLDIIIHRFLELHQVHKNLETILERLGMLYKFHDRPITYLYNTFHYYENKLRERPNLKRRLVVAVIMSQQEIHPQGWALTEAYHQYLARPPDDIAWNPDLSYYTSLVRRLVHTMQGKAVFPSIEWRFNEFSSSGAHALHVSCVELMALPSNPTIVANMLMDVLLRGYCDIPTGEMIEWVNAVGLILTWLPEPYWIVVHDRIIDLLQHPTLATPGVGTLDPFSMLNLEQLESCLSDMNAALTLAIAHAFWHHASFGQVGRIPQLLRERIRPILTTEEQLVVVCHLVGPFLQRFNNESARKVFDVTKELYEALAKVDHSVTELKYMDPICDVFYHIKYMFTGDSIKTDVEGIIRSLRPALQRRLRFITHLNLDSIENPSNNAPGSTTPAHTASTAPSSTPTNATSNTGTVNNTSNNTATASVPGSNVNQTGSTGSAGSVLGTPASSLGSLSGMGSSLGQTSSVGSGVSGSGGMSMGSIAAASSLASLLQDTSPINSSIS, from the exons ATGGAGGAGCCGGTGGTGAAAATCGCCGAGGCCAAAACCCATGAGATCTTGGCGGATCTGCTG aaAGTGGATGTCCTCCAAGAAGCACTGGTTAATCTTTTAGAAGTAAACCCAACAGACAAAGACTCAACACGGCTGATGACAGTCTGTGCTGACCTCCAGAGAGTATTCTCGGAATCTTCAGAAACTCCTGGGACAAATGCTGGGTCGGACGCACAGAAAGGAACTGAGGCTGCCAAAACacaggg TAATACGACAAATGAGGCAGCAGCTCGTATACAAGAAGCTGGAGTGCGGGCTATAGTATCAGTCCTGTCTTGTCAGAATAATTGCTACCGTGCGCATTTTCTTGCCTCCATCTTGCTCAATCTGGTAAACACAAATGCAGTCTCACCAAA GGTTGTCTGCATATGTCTCCTTGCTGACGAAAACCTCAAGACAGACCATGACATTTTTTGGCTCATGGCATTTGGTCTCATCAAAAAGATCATCAGCGGAGTCGACTACAAAGGTGTCCGTGAAATAATGAAA ATGTGTCTAGACAGAGCTAGGCAGCTCCCTACAAACCTGAGGAGATCGCAGCTCCACCTCGTGGAAGCTCTTCTTGGTGTAATGAGCTTGATCTTTGACCGCAATGCATCCCTCTTGCCGGGCTACTTTATTGTAAATGAGCTCCTGAAGCTGTATCCAGACTACAAAAATTGGCCGCACTGG AGTATGTCATCACTCCTAACAGATTTTATTGACAAGTTCCGTAGAGCAGCTCAAATGTTGTCAATTGTGGGGAGGCCTAAATTACGACCTATTGTGGAACATTCTG GTCAAAACAGCCCTTCAATCAACTCCTGGAAGCTAGACTCCCTAACACTCAAGTTCCAGCTAAAGGGAGCTCTGCCATATAGTCCCGAGCTCCTAGAGGCTCAGCCTGGGCTCCTGCGGTATATCCTAAAGCAGCCATATTCCCGGGAGATGGTTTACGCTGTGATCGACATCCAGAAAAAG CAGAAGCAGCGCTGCAATGCTCTCGAGGAACAACTGGTCGAACTGATGGTTTCAGCGCTGGATGACTTTAGCCGGAGTGATGCTTTGACTGGGGGTGCGGCCAGTGCTTCTCCCAGCAGCGGCACGGCTGTTGCAACGCCCGACCACCATCTGTGCACCTGTACACACCTGTCGTCATTGCTGATCCATTTTGTCTTGTTCCAGCTTATTTCATTCCCATGTCTAGTCATGGGCTTACATGCCAAG CTGGAGAGCAAGGGCTCTAACCGAGGCAGGGACCACCTCATGTGGGTGCTGCTGCAGTTCCTGTCGGGGAGCATTCAGAAGAACCCTTTCTCGGACTTCCTCCCCATCTTGAGGCTCATTG AGGTGCTCTACCCTGAGAACGAACCCCTGCCTATTCCCGACTACACAGACTCACGATGTGCCCTGCAGATGTCAGCCATGTGTATTCTCATGCACATCCTGAAGAAAGCACAGACTGACAACATCAAGACGCCGAGGATGCTTCCTCCCGTCTTCAAGAATCATAATGA ATTTCTTCAAAGCCTTGCACATAATCCACAACTGCCATTGATGACTGCTGGAGCAACACCAGACTACAGAATTGCTTTGCTGGTCAATGCATATTCAACCAATCAG GAATATTTCCAACGCCCGATACTAACGCTCTCCGAAAGTATCCAGGGAAACCAAAAGTCGACCGTTCCAATGCCTGGAATAAACTGTGTGGCTCTGGGCAGTACTACCCCGCTCTCCATGACACTCCTCGATTCCCTTACAGTTCATGTCAAAATGAGTCTCATACACAATATTGGGCAG catataaataaacaagcgCAACACAAATCAGGAGTTGCACTTGCACCTGCGCTAATAGAAACGTATGCAAGACTGCTTGTGTACACTGAGATAGAAAGCATTGGAATTAAGACTTTTATTA CCAACATTCTGCCCTTGGTATTCAAGAGTCACGTGTGGAGCCTCCTGCACGCGCTCCTAGAAATGTTCATCTACCGCATCCACCATTCCCCGCCACAGTACCGCGTGCAGCTGCTCTCCACCCTACACCACCTTGCGGCTGTTCCTCTCAACACCATGACCCAAATGACGCAGCTGCATctctg CATGGAAAGCGTGGCCCTGCGTCTTATTACCGGCCTAGGAAACTCAGAAGTTATGCCCAGCCTAACCCGCTTCTTCTCTCCCGACACCAAACCCAACTTGATAAGTACCGATTCGGAGGAACTGAACCGTGTCCTTGTGCTGACCATGGCCCGGGCAATGCATGTAACAG GCTGTGACACCACAGGTGAATCAGCAAGGTGGTGTGTCGATTTCTTGAAAGTGGTGATGACACACACTCCTCATACTTGGGCAAACCACACCATTCAGTGTTTCCCGCCTGTCATAGCTGACTTCTACCACCAGTATGCTGCCCCAAGGGAGAACATGCAAACACTAAAG AAAGCTGTGGAGGAAGAATACCGGAAGTGGATGTCCATGAGCAATGAGACAGACATTATTGCCCATTTCTCACTTCAGCACAACACCTCTCCTCTGTTCCTTTGCCTCCTGTTCAAGATGGTCTTAGACAATGACCGAGTACCACCCATTGCATACAA GGTTTTGGAACGCGTGGGTCCACGACAACTTGCAGCCCATGTGCGTACTTTATGTGATTTCCTGGTCTTGGAGTTCTCAAACAGTGCAGGGGGGCAGCACGTGACGAAGTATGTGGAGACGATGAATGCCATCATTTGGGTCTACAACATCGTTCCCATTGATCGACTCATGCTGTGTCTG GCCCTTCGGACCCAGGAGGGCAGTGAAGCACATGTATGCTTCTTCATCATCCAGTTGTTGCTCCTGAAACCATGTGAATTAAGGAATCGCGTCCAGGAATTTGTCAAGGAGAATTCCCCCGATCACTGGCGGCAGAGTAACTG GTACGACAAACACATGGCATTCCACCGCAAGTTCCCAGAGAAGTTTTCTCCAGAGAGCATCTTAGCAGAGCAAGGAACCCTCACAGCACAGTACCAAACCCTCCCAATCTACTGCAGTAACGTCTGCCTTAGATTCCTCCCG gTGTTGGACATCATCATTCATAGGTTCCTAGAACTTCATCAAGTGCACAAGAACCTTGAAACTATCCTCGAGAGGTTGGGAATGCTCTACAAATTCCATG ACCGTCCCATCACCTACCTTTACAACACATTCCATTATTACGAGAACAAGCTCCGCGAGCGCCCCAACCTCAAGCGACGCCTGGTGGTGGCTGTCATCATGTCCCAGCAGGAGATCCACCCCCAGGGCTGGGCACTCACCGAGGCCTACCATCAGTACCTGGCACGACCCCCAGACGACATCGCGTGGAATCCCGACCTCTCTTACTACACGTCGCTGGTCCGCCGCCTCGTTCACA CTATGCAAGGAAAAGCGGTATTTCCATCTATTGAATGGAGGTTCAACGAATTCTCAAGTAGTGGCGCTCATGCTCTTCATGTCAGCTGTGTGGAGTTGATGGCTCTCCCAAGCAACCCCACCATTGTAGCCAACATGCTCATGGATGTTCTGCTGAGAGG GTATTGCGACATCCCCACAGGCGAAATGATCGAGTGGGTGAATGCCGTCGGCCTCATTCTTACTTGGCTCCCTGAACCCTACTGGATTGTTGTTCATGACCGCATTATTGACCTTCTCCAG CACCCAACCTTGGCCACCCCGGGCGTAGGCACACTTGACCCATTCTCGATGCTGAACTTGGAACAGCTGGAGTCCTGCCTGAGCGACATGAATGCAGCCTTGACGCTGGCCATAGCACATGCCTTCTGGCATCACGCATCATTTGGCCAAGTTGGGCGGATCCCACA GTTATTGCGAGAACGTATACGCCCCATCTTGACGACGGAGGAACAGCTAGTTGTTGTTTGCCATCTTGTTGGTCCTTTCCTCCAGCGCTTCAATAACGAGTCTGCGCGGAAAGTCTTCGATGTAACCAAAGAACTTTATGAAGCACTGGCAAAG GTTGATCACAGTGTCACAGAGCTAAAGTACATGGACCCCATTTGTGATGTCTTCTACCACATCAAGTACATGTTTACTGGCGACTCAATCAAGACGGATGTGGAGGGCATCATACGGAGCCTAAGACCAGCATTGCAGAGGAGGCTGCGCTTCATCACACACCTTAATTTGGATTCCATTGAG AACCCATCAAATAATGCTCCAGGTAGTACAACTCCGGCACACACAGCCAGTACTGCCCCTAGCAGCACCCCCACCAATGCCACAAGCAACACCGGCACAGTtaacaacaccagcaacaacacTGCCACAGCTTCTGTACCTGGAAGCAATGTCAATCAGACTGGCAGCACAGGGTCCGCAGGGTCGGTCCTTGGGACTCCCGCTTCAAGCCTAGGTTCCCTTAGTGGCATGGGGTCCAGCCTGGGCCAGACGAGCAGCGTGGGCAGTGGGGTCTCAGGATCAGGGGGAATGAGTATGGGGTCCATTGCCGCGGCTTCGAGTCTCGCCTCCCTCCTGCAGGATACGTCTCCCATTAATTCTTCTATATCGTAA